A part of Lacibacter sp. H407 genomic DNA contains:
- a CDS encoding DUF5829 family protein, translating into MKSFIIILFLLMGFAGFCQPVKTDFSHIEIIIDSASFEKMAANEFIRSRLAPFHYDTMMLSPLVLSYYLYGQNNFIHFNPSRGYFGTQLGTAYVIFQTRRPGQGKILEESFRKVANDSIVSYDFEGPDFTLTEIVYNHHDRISKKQHNNLIPMLSSYSVETYKKWGHGDSAEITMEQFLSKEFVKGKKLFESIVEIELAVTQKDLEDIAPVLKLAGYHKKNHSFTKNNEPTISYVINNKHNAFKVKKMTLQLSEDAGTNQFNFGKMNLLIKNNIAEFCFD; encoded by the coding sequence ATGAAATCATTCATCATCATTCTTTTTTTGTTGATGGGTTTTGCCGGTTTCTGCCAACCCGTTAAGACAGACTTTAGCCACATTGAAATTATCATCGACTCGGCTTCGTTTGAAAAAATGGCTGCAAACGAGTTTATACGAAGCAGACTGGCTCCTTTTCACTATGATACGATGATGCTGTCGCCGTTGGTGCTTAGCTATTACCTATATGGCCAAAATAATTTTATTCATTTCAATCCGAGCAGAGGGTATTTCGGTACCCAACTTGGAACGGCATATGTCATTTTCCAAACACGAAGACCGGGTCAAGGAAAAATTTTAGAAGAATCATTCCGAAAGGTTGCAAACGACTCGATTGTTTCATATGATTTTGAAGGTCCTGATTTTACATTAACTGAAATTGTATATAATCATCACGACCGGATTAGTAAAAAGCAGCATAATAATCTTATACCGATGTTGAGTTCGTATTCGGTTGAAACCTATAAAAAATGGGGACACGGCGATTCTGCTGAAATTACAATGGAGCAATTTCTTTCAAAGGAGTTTGTGAAAGGAAAGAAGTTGTTTGAAAGCATTGTTGAAATTGAGTTAGCAGTCACGCAAAAAGACCTTGAGGATATTGCTCCTGTTTTGAAACTTGCAGGGTACCATAAAAAGAATCATTCGTTTACCAAGAACAATGAACCAACTATTTCGTATGTGATCAACAATAAACATAATGCTTTCAAAGTAAAAAAAATGACATTGCAACTTTCTGAAGATGCCGGAACAAATCAGTTCAACTTTGGCAAAATGAATTTGCTGATAAAGAACAACATTGCTGAGTTCTGCTTTGACTAA
- a CDS encoding winged helix-turn-helix transcriptional regulator, producing the protein MKSEKKECVQYIRPVRDVLDLINGKWKLPILIALSFGNKRFKELERDVEGITPRMLSKELKDLESNQLITRTVYDTMPVTVEYSLTSYGKTLDDVIAALRDWGKKHRSRLFARS; encoded by the coding sequence ATGAAATCTGAAAAAAAAGAGTGTGTTCAATATATTCGCCCGGTGAGGGATGTACTTGATCTTATAAACGGAAAATGGAAGCTTCCCATTCTTATTGCCTTATCGTTCGGCAATAAACGTTTTAAAGAACTTGAACGGGATGTTGAAGGTATTACACCCAGAATGTTGTCGAAAGAATTAAAAGATCTTGAATCGAATCAATTAATTACAAGGACGGTTTACGATACAATGCCTGTTACAGTTGAATATTCGTTAACTTCTTATGGTAAAACACTTGATGATGTAATTGCAGCTTTGAGAGATTGGGGTAAAAAACACCGAAGCCGTTTATTTGCCAGATCCTGA
- a CDS encoding SDR family oxidoreductase: protein MKVLIYGAGGSQQFPVIRALQNKGAEVSATTNSTDKVELLRSAGAEVHLADMADKTRLEEISENIDAVSFLVPFFLSNPLDGLTYAKNAIDAAVKNSVKLFVWNSSGYILPVKIGNPSLDIRIDVMHYLRESGLNYIIIQPSVYAENLLGPWTAPFVKTEQIVTYPTPEEMPVGWIATNDVAALVAEAVYSPHLAGESFQVSGIENLTGNQLAEKFSIGLNKPIQYRQMPPKDFGKILDGLFGEGAGKGAQAMYQEITDTKQYPVMYTSAMPDVLKKLPVTMTSIETWVTENKNQFI from the coding sequence ATGAAAGTACTTATTTACGGTGCAGGCGGTTCACAACAATTTCCGGTTATACGGGCATTACAAAATAAAGGAGCAGAAGTTTCTGCTACAACCAACAGCACTGACAAAGTTGAATTACTGAGGAGTGCCGGTGCAGAAGTTCATCTGGCTGATATGGCCGACAAAACAAGGCTGGAAGAAATCTCAGAGAACATTGATGCAGTTTCTTTCCTTGTTCCGTTCTTTCTTTCAAATCCTCTTGATGGATTAACTTATGCAAAAAACGCAATTGATGCTGCTGTAAAAAACAGCGTTAAACTTTTTGTGTGGAATAGTAGTGGCTATATACTCCCTGTAAAAATCGGGAATCCTTCTCTCGATATCCGGATTGATGTTATGCATTATTTAAGAGAAAGCGGGCTCAACTATATCATCATCCAACCGTCGGTATATGCCGAAAATCTATTAGGACCTTGGACAGCTCCTTTTGTAAAAACAGAGCAAATCGTTACATATCCAACACCCGAAGAAATGCCTGTTGGCTGGATTGCCACCAATGATGTTGCCGCACTTGTAGCAGAAGCTGTTTACAGTCCGCATCTGGCAGGCGAATCATTCCAGGTAAGTGGAATAGAGAATTTAACAGGCAATCAATTGGCAGAGAAATTTTCCATCGGGTTAAATAAACCAATTCAATACCGGCAGATGCCGCCAAAAGACTTTGGTAAAATACTCGATGGACTTTTTGGTGAAGGAGCTGGCAAAGGAGCGCAAGCGATGTATCAGGAAATAACAGACACCAAACAATATCCTGTAATGTATACGTCTGCTATGCCTGATGTATTAAAGAAACTACCCGTAACAATGACCAGTATTGAAACATGGGTAACCGAAAATAAAAACCAGTTTATCTGA
- a CDS encoding MBL fold metallo-hydrolase, with amino-acid sequence MRKLLLLLFIVCADHLIAQVKPGTATVKKLKITILSTMLAQKGVGEWGFAALIEADSVKILFDAGGREKTVLENSKELNIDLSAIPELILSHGHGDHTAGWLPLRTAMKASNPNALSITHACKGLFDTRISASSQEFSNRKTDSLQYIKTGAVVQVHEVFTEIHPGIFLTGQVPRKYPEKNYGLGGNKMRKKDELGNTIDDIVPEDMSLVIRTEKGLVLISGCGHSGLINTITHIQNNLQQPLLAAIGGFHLLENNDEQIKWTADELKKTGLRYFMGAHCTGIEPVYQIREWVQLKRGECIVGSVGAVFELGKGFSAGALTK; translated from the coding sequence ATGCGAAAATTGCTGCTGCTGCTGTTTATTGTTTGTGCAGATCACCTGATTGCGCAGGTTAAGCCCGGCACAGCCACTGTTAAAAAATTAAAGATCACTATTCTCAGCACCATGCTTGCGCAGAAGGGTGTGGGTGAATGGGGATTTGCCGCTCTGATAGAAGCAGACTCTGTAAAAATTTTGTTTGATGCAGGTGGCCGTGAAAAAACGGTACTTGAGAACAGCAAAGAATTAAACATTGATCTCTCCGCTATACCTGAACTGATCTTGAGTCATGGTCATGGCGATCATACTGCGGGATGGCTTCCACTGCGTACGGCAATGAAAGCAAGTAACCCCAACGCTTTATCTATTACACATGCCTGCAAAGGATTGTTTGATACACGTATTTCCGCCAGTAGTCAGGAGTTCAGCAATCGGAAAACCGATTCGCTGCAGTATATAAAAACGGGAGCCGTTGTGCAAGTGCACGAAGTGTTTACAGAAATACATCCCGGAATTTTTCTTACCGGACAGGTGCCACGCAAGTATCCTGAAAAGAATTATGGCTTGGGCGGAAACAAGATGAGAAAGAAAGATGAGTTGGGTAATACCATTGATGATATTGTACCGGAAGATATGTCGCTGGTAATACGTACAGAAAAAGGGCTGGTGTTGATTTCTGGCTGCGGACATTCGGGTTTGATTAATACGATCACACATATTCAAAATAATTTACAACAACCATTGCTTGCTGCCATTGGTGGTTTTCATTTGTTGGAAAACAATGATGAGCAGATAAAATGGACAGCAGATGAATTAAAGAAAACTGGCTTGCGTTATTTTATGGGAGCACATTGTACAGGCATAGAGCCGGTGTATCAAATTCGTGAATGGGTGCAGCTGAAACGTGGTGAATGTATTGTAGGTTCGGTTGGTGCTGTATTTGAACTGGGCAAGGGTTTCAGTGCAGGAGCCTTAACGAAATAA
- a CDS encoding MBL fold metallo-hydrolase, giving the protein MKNNFCLAVVIMILQLQLSAQTITVTLLGTGAPQPTIDRFGAATLVEAGGRYFLFDCGRGVTQRLWQKKIGAGKVNYLFLTHLHSDHIVGIPDLWLLGLMPGTFGNRKQALEVYGPAGTNDMIQGLKLAYQWDIKTRVAEYPSADSGSNVKANDVREGVVYDKNGVKITAFWVNHSDIIDSALGYRLDYMGRSVVISGDTRYSENLIQYSKGADLLIHEVIAIREDVAATQPLARKIINFHTTPEDAGKIFALAKPKLAVYTHVAIPTLDPSKPPLTTDDIIARTRKYYSGQLAVGEDLMVIEIGESVKIKE; this is encoded by the coding sequence ATGAAAAATAATTTTTGCCTGGCAGTAGTTATCATGATACTTCAACTGCAACTATCAGCTCAAACCATCACCGTTACGTTACTCGGTACCGGAGCTCCACAACCAACCATCGACCGCTTTGGAGCTGCAACGCTCGTGGAAGCAGGTGGCAGATATTTTCTTTTTGATTGTGGCAGAGGCGTAACACAACGTTTGTGGCAGAAAAAAATTGGTGCAGGCAAAGTGAATTATCTCTTTCTTACACATCTTCATTCGGATCATATTGTTGGTATTCCCGATTTGTGGCTACTGGGTCTTATGCCCGGCACTTTTGGTAACCGAAAGCAAGCCTTGGAAGTGTATGGCCCCGCCGGCACCAATGATATGATACAGGGATTAAAGCTGGCTTACCAATGGGATATTAAAACCCGTGTTGCCGAATACCCATCAGCAGACAGTGGCAGCAACGTAAAAGCAAACGATGTAAGAGAAGGTGTAGTGTATGATAAAAATGGAGTAAAGATCACAGCTTTTTGGGTGAATCATTCTGACATTATCGATTCAGCATTAGGATACCGGTTAGATTATATGGGCCGTTCCGTTGTTATATCAGGCGACACACGTTACAGCGAAAACCTGATTCAGTATTCAAAGGGAGCAGATCTGTTGATACATGAAGTAATTGCCATTCGTGAAGATGTGGCGGCAACTCAACCACTGGCCCGTAAGATCATCAACTTTCATACAACACCGGAGGATGCGGGAAAAATATTTGCGCTCGCAAAACCAAAACTTGCTGTTTACACACATGTGGCCATACCAACGTTAGATCCATCAAAACCTCCGTTAACTACTGACGATATTATTGCACGAACAAGAAAATACTACAGCGGACAACTGGCAGTTGGTGAAGATTTAATGGTGATTGAAATCGGAGAGTCCGTTAAAATAAAGGAGTAG